A single genomic interval of Microbacterium oleivorans harbors:
- a CDS encoding CbtA family protein: MSNESRTVISGAVAGIIGGLLAALLSMVVVEPHIESAIAYEQLRAGVEASLAGSGHDDALAADGHTHTHGEETEISRGLQSTGGVLLSVGLFGLAVGIIVGVAAYALGRLLPGLAVRWRSVAAAALTFVAGYAVPFAIFPTNPPAVGDPDTVLQRSAVYFGMVAISVIAMMIAVVGARSLARRLGWWYGSLASLVGYLAVVVIAGAVMPSYADLSGTSSETPGPLHDGDVMVLDGFPADALAGFRLSSLLVSFALYAMIGVLLPLVHTALARRAQVAPERREPALQVG; encoded by the coding sequence GCGGCGCGGTCGCAGGGATCATCGGTGGCCTGCTCGCGGCGCTCTTGTCGATGGTCGTCGTCGAACCGCATATCGAGTCTGCGATCGCTTACGAGCAGCTTCGTGCCGGTGTCGAGGCTTCCCTCGCGGGCTCCGGTCACGACGACGCCCTCGCCGCCGACGGGCACACCCACACGCACGGCGAGGAGACGGAGATCTCACGCGGTCTGCAGTCCACGGGCGGTGTGCTCCTTTCGGTCGGGCTGTTCGGCTTGGCGGTGGGGATCATCGTCGGTGTCGCCGCGTACGCGCTCGGCCGTTTGCTCCCGGGGTTGGCTGTGCGGTGGCGTTCCGTGGCTGCGGCGGCGCTGACCTTCGTGGCGGGCTACGCAGTGCCGTTCGCGATCTTCCCGACCAACCCTCCCGCGGTGGGTGATCCCGACACGGTGCTCCAGCGCAGCGCGGTGTACTTCGGGATGGTGGCGATCTCGGTGATCGCGATGATGATTGCCGTCGTGGGCGCGCGGTCGCTCGCCCGCCGCCTCGGCTGGTGGTACGGGTCGCTCGCGTCGCTCGTGGGTTACCTGGCTGTGGTCGTGATCGCGGGAGCCGTCATGCCGAGCTACGCCGACCTATCGGGGACGAGCAGCGAAACCCCCGGTCCGCTTCACGATGGCGACGTCATGGTGCTGGACGGCTTTCCCGCAGACGCGCTCGCGGGATTCCGATTGAGCTCTCTGCTCGTCTCGTTCGCGCTGTACGCCATGATCGGGGTCCTGTTGCCGCTCGTCCACACGGCCCTCGCCCGGCGGGCGCAGGTCGCACCGGAGCGCCGCGAGCCCGCACTGCAGGTGGGCTGA